The genomic DNA GCACCAGGGGCAAAATCGCATGAAGGGCATCAAGCGGCCGCCACACTCCTCGTTGTCGCACGAGGTCGTATATCGTTTGTCGGTGAACGAGCGGGTCGATCCGAGTTCGAACTCGGGCCCCTCGCACCACGGGCAGAAGGACCAATCGAGTTTCATGCCCCCTTCGCATCGCGGGCAGACTTGCGGGAACCGCGTTTCGCGGACATGCATCTGTCGGTCGGAACTGCACCACGGGCAGGCGATCATCGATTCGGCGACCGGCCCTTTGCACTTCTTGCACGATCCGTTGACGTCGATCACCTTGCCGTAATTGCGGAGGAATTGTTGGTACCGCAGCGTCCGCCAATCGCGGCCGGTCTTCTTCTTTTTTCCGGCGTTAGCCGTCGCTTCGTTGTTCAGGATCGCGCGAGCTTTCAGTCGGCGAAAGGCCGACAGCATCTGCGTCGCGTTGCGATAGCGGCGCTGTGGTTCCATCTGCAGCGACCGCCGCAGCATCTCGACAAACTCGGGACTCACCCGATCGCAGAGGGCTCGATAATTGGGCGGTGGCCAGGCGAAAGGCCATTCGGGCAACTTGCCGCTGAAGACCCGGTAGAGCACCAAACCCAAGGAGAAGACGTCGCTGCGAAACGACGGTCGCCCCATCGCTTGTTCGGGGGCGATGTAGCCGACGGTGCCGGAGCCGGAGGCGCGAAGCGTTCGCATCGCGATCTTTGCGATCCCAAAGTCGGTCAGCCGCAGGTCGCCGTTGGCAAACAGGACCATGTTTTCAGGCTTCAGATCGCAGTGGATGATCCGCCGCTGGTGAGCGTATGAAACCGCTTCGAGCATCTGTTCGGTGTAGCTGATCCCCTGGGCCATCGACATCCGCTTGGTGATCCGATCGCCCAGCGTCTGTTCGGCCAGAGGGAACGCTAGCACAAAATGCCCCTCGATGAATTCAGCATTTTTCAGCGAAAGGATGTGCGGATGGTCCAAGGAGGCCATCATCCGCACCTCTTTCAGGCATTCCTCCAACGTATCGGAGCTGAGCGATTGGGAATACGGGATCTTCAGCGCAACGCGGACTCCTTCGATCGTGTCGAGCGCACGGTAAACACCAGCGAAGCCGCCTTCGCCGAGCTTCTTTTCGATCTGGTATTTTCCGAGCTTCTGTCGTGACTTGATCATCCAGGTGCAGCAATCAAAGATCCAGGTCGCCGTCGGGCGATTTGAAACCAAGCAAACTCAACATTCGTATGATACTTCATGCCTAGCATATCCAATCGATCGCTTCGCGAAAGCGTGTCGTAATGTTTCTGGCTGCGTGAATCCATAATTCAAATCGAGCTTCCGGCGGCAGCGGGCACCGTGGCGGAGGCACAATCGAGCCGATTGGATGCCGCCGAACGACCCCGGCGGCAGCTACGTCAACTGGCTGATTGTGATTCTTTAGCTGGGCGGGCGTTAGCGATTGCCGAACAGTTTCTGTAGGCCGCGGGAGAGTTCTTTCTGCAACGCATTTTTTGCAGTCTCTTCCAACGCCTTGGTTCCCAGCCGGGTCAGCGATTCGGTCACGCCTCGCGAATCGAGGCTGGGGCGGCTGAACGTGCCGTCGATCGGGATCTGGAAGGTCTGCCCGACCATCCCCGCTTTCCGCATGTCGTTGCCGGCCCAAGCGTCTTCGATCGGGATCTGGGCGTTGATTTCCAGCCGTCCGTCCAACGACGCGCTGCCGCTGGAAACGACTCGCACATCGTCCAACTGCATCATCAGTCGCTGATGCGTGACGACACCGTTTTCCATGACAAAGTCGACCGATTGGGCGGGCAGTTCGATCCATTGGTTGCCGGCGGTCAGCGGCTTGCTTCCTCCCAGCGACGCAAATTGGCCGATCACGCCGACGACGCTGTTAGCGATCGGGCCGGGGCCGACTTGCGCGTGGTCGATCCCCAGTCGTCCGCTGATTTTGTTTCGCGCCGGTGCCATCGGGAAGATCATCGCCTGGTCGATCTCCAGCTTGAAGGTGCCGTTGACGTCGGTCGCGTCGGCCAGCAATGGAGCCACGTATTTCAGCCACGTCCGCGTCATTTCGGTTTCCAGTTGAACCCCTTCGGCGATCAAGCCAGGCGTCGGTTGGATCCAGATCGGATCGTCGCTGTAGCTGGCTTTGCCGGCCAGATTCAAACGCCCCTTAGCCAATTGGATCGTCGTCGGGGCGATTTCAATTTGCCCCGCGGCGGTTTTCACGGGGATCGACGCCGGGCCGATCTCCACGCCGGCGATATTGGCTTGATCCCAAGCCAGAGTTCCCGAAGCGGTGATGTCAGCCGGTTCGTCGCCTTGCATCCGCACCTGCAATTCGATCGGGCCCTCGCTGGTTCCGGACATCTGGATCGGTTGACCGATTAGATCTTGCAACCGGCGAGCGATCTCGTCGCTGCGAATCCGTGCCGGCCCCGACATCGCCACCTGCGTCGTCGTCTCGTCGCCACGGTACTTGCCGGTCAGCGTGGCATCGAGCCACTGGGTGCTGATCTTCAGATCCTTGCCGTCGATGTCTCCATTGGCTTCGTTGTATTGGATCAATCCAACCAGCTTCAGATTCGGTTCTTTCCAGAGCGATTCATGATTCACCTGCAGCGGCATCGGGGGAACATGGTTCGCGAGGTCGACGTGTCCCGAGACGCCAACGTTCTGCAACAGTTCAAGATTCGCCGCGTCGGCGTCGACGTTGGCTTTCCAGATCCCGCCGCTGCCGAGCAATGTCGCCCGGCCTTCGATCGTCCCTTTGATCTGGTAGTTGCTCGCTTCGACTTCCGGTTGCGGAGCGAAGCTTGTCAATTGAATCGGTTGGAACTGCGCAGCGATCGCATCGGTCGACTGACGCAGTCGCTCGACGTCGGCTCGCCAAGCCAGCTCCAGCTCGCTGTTGCCTTCGTATCGATAGTCGCCTTGGGCACTAAGCGCCGCGGCGTTTCCGATCGCTGTCAACGAACGGATCGAAATCGTATCCATCGCCATCGGCAGCTTGCCGTCGAAGTTGACTTTTAATGTGCTTTGGCTGTACCGCGAACCCGACCAAGCGACAGCCGGCTGCTGCATCGAAATCGTGGCACCTCGCAATACGCCGTCACCCATCGCGACGTCGGCGTGTAGCGTGGCGTCGAACTCGCCCTCGGTCGCTCCCATCGCGGTGGGCAACCAGGGACGGATCAGGCCGACGACTGCGGCGATGCGTCCCTTGCCGACCGCTTTGACCGGCAGCAGAGTTTTCGAGGTCGGTTGATCGATCGGTTGTTCCAGTTCGATGTCCCACATCTGCGAAGCGTTACGCAGCGTGATCGCGGCTTGGTTCAGCCGAGCCAGATGGTCGCCACCCCAGATTCCGATCGCGCCAATTTTGAAGTCGACGGCTGGTTCGCGAATCGTTTCGCCGCCGGAGAGTCCGATCGCCAGCATCGCTGCCGTTGCTTGACCATCCAGCCGCCACAGCCCGTCGCGCTCGGCGGTCCAGCGGATGCTGCCCGACGTGCTGCCGCCGAGTTCGGTATCGGAGAGGTCGATCAGCGGCGAGACCATCGCGGTCAAACGGCCTAGGTCGATGTTAAATTCGGCTTGCCCATTCCGCAGGTCGCCGCTGGCCGTTGCGTTGGCGAACATGCTGCGGATCTGCAGCCGTTCGGCCATGATCCAGGCTCCCGAGGGACGCGCCGACAATTGGATCGTCATCGGTTCGATCTGCAGCGGCCGGCCAAACGAGGTGGCGCGAATCGGATCGGATTCTAGATCGATGTTCGTTAGGAAACCGTCGGCGTCTTGGATGCCGGAGAGGCTGCCGCGGAGGATCGCCGATTCGATCGAAGCATTTTCGCGTAGCGGCAGTAGGCCGGGGGCGGCTTTGCTGAGCCGAGCCAGATCGATTTCAAGACCGGCGGTTCCCGAGAGGGCTTCGAGCCAGGCAAACGGATTTTCGGCGAGGTCTGCGGAGACGTCGGCGCTGGCGATCCGGAAGGTGCCGTTCAGATCAGCGACGCCAAAATCGCTGCTCAAGTGCAGCCCCATTCCCTGCAGATGTGTGGCGGTATAGAGGAATGAACCCTCGACGCGGGCGGCTTGGATCGCCCACAGGTTTTCGGACAATCGCGGATCGCCGATCTGCACGTCGCGCAGATTCAGGCTGCGGAAATCGCCGCGGAGTGCACCGCTGGCGTCCAGCGTTAATCGCAGGTCTCCTTCTGCGACACCGCCGACGTGTTGGGGAGCCATGCCGTCATCGGTTGGGAATCGAGTTGCCAGAAGTTTTGCGATCGACAGTGGCAGCGAGGCCAAGGTCGCATCGACTTGCAGCGCGCTTGCGCCACTCTGCTCCGACGCAGCCAGTCGCAGTTCCAACTTGCCCGGTTGTCCCTGTGGATCGACGACGGTCAGCGAGAGGTCTCCACGCGGCAGATCGCTTTCGACTGCGATGTCGGCGGCGATCTCCGCCAGCTTCCAAACTTCTCCGGTCGTCGCATTGGTCACGACCACTTCGGCATCGCGGAGGACGATCTTGACCGATGTCGAAGTGTCTAGCGACGAAGAGTCGTCGTCCGATTCATCCGTTGTGGAATCGGGTTCGCTTTCAAAAGCCGCGAGGTCTTGTTCAAGGCTGCTGGTCCCGGCGTCGACCGCCAGTTCGCTGCGAAGTCCCGTCGCCTGGACGGTCCCAAAATCGGAGCGTCCGGAGATCAGATCGATCAGCGTGACTTCGGTCTCGATCCGGCCTGCGGTCAGCCGCGTTTGTCCGCTGGGGCCGATCAGTTCCAAGTCGTCCAGACGCAGCGGCGTCATCCAACCGAGACGAATTCCGTAGGCCTTGGCTTGCCAGCCATATTTTTCCGCGTTGCTGCCTAACAACGAATCGGCGATCGGCGAATTGCAGACGATCGAAGGACCCATTGCGATCGACAACAGGATCGTCAAGGCGAACGACCCCATCGCGATCCGATAGCGAGTGCGACGGCGCTGACGCATCTGATCGGTCCGCCGACGCGATGTCTCGATTGCTTCGTCCATGTCGTTATCGATGCGTTGCATCACGAGCCTCCTGCTCAATCGGGAATCCGCTGCGTCAAACCCACCCACGGCACATCTGCCCAGGCCGTGCGTTTGGTGTTTGCGCAGGAGCTACCTATCATTATGAAAAGCCCGTCGATTCTAAACAGAATCGATCGCCCAGCCCAACATCATTCTTGGAGTTGATATCATTGGACGGATTCCTGCTAATTACAACTACCACGCCGACGGAGGACGAGGCGCGGCGGATCGCTTCGCGGCTGATCGAGCTGCGTTATGCCGCGTGCGTCCAGGTCGAGGGACCGATCTCGAGCCATTATCGCTGGGAGGGGAGCGTTCACTGCGATCCCGAGTTTCGCTTGAGCATCAAAACCGTCGGCTCGCGGTACGACGTGGTCGAGCGGCTGATCGCGGAGATGCACTCGTATCAACAGCCGCAGATCATCGCGACGCCGATCGTCGCCGGAGCGGAAGGCTATCTGAACTGGTTGACCGAACAGACCCAAACCGAATGCTAGCGGCGTGAGCGGAGGGTTGGACGCGGCGCCGGGTTTGCTAAAATTTGTTGGGGCATTCAACCGTCGACCATCGCGGTTCATCACCAAGGATAGCGAGCTGCCACGCTCGCCAATAAATGGATTTGCATCAACCCACCGGACTATTTGAAGGCTTTGGCCCCAACCCGTTGGACCCGCTCGGGCCGCGGACGACACATCGCGTCGCGGCGACGTCGACTGCCGAATTGCGGACGCTGGTCCGTCAGCAATGTCCTAAGTCTCCGGGCATCTACGGGATGTTGGATCGCAGCGGGCAATTGATCTACGTCGGTAAATCGAAGCGGTTGCGGATCCGTTTGCTGTCGTATTTCAGTCCACGCAATGCGGAGGAGAAAGCTGGCCGGATCATCCAAGCGGCGCAGACCGTCCTCTGGGAAACGCAGCCCAGCGAATTTGCGGCGCTTTTGCGCGAACAGCAATTGATTCGCCGCTGGACGCCGCGTTGGAACGTTCAAGAGATCCCCAAACGCCAGCGGCCAGTCTATCTGTGTCTTGGCGGCGCGCCAGCTCCGTACTTCTTTTTAGACGCGATGCCGCCAGCGGATGTGGTCGCCAGCGAGGGACCGTTTCGGGGTGCAGGCAAGATGCAGCGAGCTGTCGATGCGCTTAACAACTTCTATCGGCTGCGCGATTGCAGCAGCAAACAGGAACTCTATTTCGCCGATCAATTGCAGTTGTTTGAGCTTGAGCAGCGGCCGGGATGCTTGCGATATGAGATCGGTCGCTGCAGCGGTCCCTGCGTCGGGCAGTGCACGCGTCGACAATACTATCAACAGGTGGCGGAGGCGGAGAGTTTTCTCGACGGCTTCCATGCGGCGCCGCTCGAAACCATTCGCGAAACGATCCACCGCGCCGCCGAGATGCGACAGTACGAGTTGGCGGGGCGGATGAGTCGCGATCTGGTTTCGTTGGAATACCTGCATCGCAAACTGATGTTCCTGGCCGCGGCGCGTCGCAAGTACACGTTTGTCTATTCGGTCCCCGGGCACGAAAGCGAACCCGATGCCCAGCAGAACCATCGTGGTGTCTGGTATCTGATCCGTCGCGGGGAGGTTTGTGAATCGATCGTTGCCCCGCGGTGTCCCGAAGAGTTTCAGCGGGCCCGACGCCGGGTGACGCATTGGAAACGGGTGCTCGCCGATCCAGAGAACCATCGCGCGGCCAGCCCGTTTCCATTTACGCTCTCGTTGGTCGCTCAATGGTTGCGCAAACAACCACAGGAACTCGAGCGGACCTTCCATCCCTCGGAGGCCGGTCGGCGGTATCGCGCCCTGGCGCGATCGTAACCGATTGTGTCGGCCTCCGGCCTTTGATGCCGCGCGGCTCTGCGGCACCGGTGGTTTACACCACCGGCATTAGATGTGGCGCCCTCCGGGCTCGGGAAGCAGCAGGTGGGAGGTGGGAGGTGGGAGGTGGGAGGTGGGAGGTGGGAGGTGGGAGGTGGGAGGTGGGAGGTGGGAGGTGGGAGGTGGTGGGATGAAAGTTTTCAGGCCGGAGGCCGGCACATTCTCTGCCGGTGGTGTAAACCACCGGAATGATGCGCCAGCAAAAAACACGAGGCCGGAGGCCGGCACAGGTTTGTGTCGGCCTCCGGCCTTTGATGCCGCGCGGCTCTGCGGCACCGGTGGTTTACACCACCGGCATTAGATGTGGCGCCCTCCGGGCTCGGGAAGCAGCAGGTGGGAGGTGGTGGAATGAAAGTTTTCAGGCCGGAGGCCGGCACATTCTCTGCCGGTGGTGTAAACCACCGGAATGATGCGCCAGCAAAAAACACCAGGCCGGAGGCCGGCACAGGTTTGTGTCGGCCTCCGGCCTTTGATGCCGCGCGGCTCTGCGGCACCGGTGGTTTACACCACCGGCATTAGATGTGGCGCCCTCCGGGCTCAGGAGTTTAAAAGTGCGGAATCACTCTGGTGGTTTACACAACCGGCATTAGATATGCCGCCCTCCGAGCTCGGGAATCAGCAGGTGGGAGGTGGTGGAATGAAAGTTTTCAGGCCGGAGGCCGGCACATTCTCTGCCGGTGGTGTAAACCACCGGAATCATGCACCAGCAAAAAACACCAGGCCGGAGGCCGGCACAGGTTCCCGGCGGTGCAGTTATAGGGGTTGGCAGCATGCAGCGACTTGGTTAGATCCTGTTTTTTTTGAAAACCGCGCGCAATGCACCGCTCCTCGGCGGGCTCTGTCAATTCCATGACGCATTCGATTTGGCTTTCTCCCACCGCGATCTATCTTCTGCTGATTGGGCTCAGCGGACTGCTGGGTGCGTTGGTGCCGGAGTTCTATCAGTGGACTGGATCGGATCAGAGTCGGATGTCGCCGATTGTCGGTTGGGTTGCCGCTGGGATGGCGATCGTCGCGGCGGCGATCTGGAGCGGGTTGCCGTTTGTCACGCTTCGCACCGAAGCGTCGGCATCGGGGCTGATCCGGCCGATCCGTTTCCAGCTGAGAACCTTGTTCCTGTGGACGACAGCGTTGGCGATCGGGTTTGCCGGGCTGATCCGGTTTCCGATGCCGGTCAGCGTTTTTGTTTGTGTTGCCGCCTACCTTCACCTCGCTTGGTTTATCGCCCGGCAGCAACAACATCGCTGGGCCGCGGCGGCATTGATCGGTTGCATGACTCTGCCGTACGTCTGGATCGCTGCGCCCGACGGCACCAACGGGATAGACGTCGGGTGGATCCTGTTATGGATGGCCGGTGGAATGCCAATGCTGTTTCCCGCTGGCTTCGCTGCCAGTTGGCTCGGTCAGAGTCTGAACGATGTCGGTTGGCTGGCGATTGTTATGACCGCGGCACAGCTGGTTCTTGGAACTTGGATCATCCGGTTGGGACCAAAGCGGA from Rosistilla oblonga includes the following:
- a CDS encoding GIY-YIG nuclease family protein gives rise to the protein MDLHQPTGLFEGFGPNPLDPLGPRTTHRVAATSTAELRTLVRQQCPKSPGIYGMLDRSGQLIYVGKSKRLRIRLLSYFSPRNAEEKAGRIIQAAQTVLWETQPSEFAALLREQQLIRRWTPRWNVQEIPKRQRPVYLCLGGAPAPYFFLDAMPPADVVASEGPFRGAGKMQRAVDALNNFYRLRDCSSKQELYFADQLQLFELEQRPGCLRYEIGRCSGPCVGQCTRRQYYQQVAEAESFLDGFHAAPLETIRETIHRAAEMRQYELAGRMSRDLVSLEYLHRKLMFLAAARRKYTFVYSVPGHESEPDAQQNHRGVWYLIRRGEVCESIVAPRCPEEFQRARRRVTHWKRVLADPENHRAASPFPFTLSLVAQWLRKQPQELERTFHPSEAGRRYRALARS
- the cutA gene encoding divalent-cation tolerance protein CutA; the protein is MDGFLLITTTTPTEDEARRIASRLIELRYAACVQVEGPISSHYRWEGSVHCDPEFRLSIKTVGSRYDVVERLIAEMHSYQQPQIIATPIVAGAEGYLNWLTEQTQTEC
- a CDS encoding serine/threonine protein kinase — encoded protein: MIKSRQKLGKYQIEKKLGEGGFAGVYRALDTIEGVRVALKIPYSQSLSSDTLEECLKEVRMMASLDHPHILSLKNAEFIEGHFVLAFPLAEQTLGDRITKRMSMAQGISYTEQMLEAVSYAHQRRIIHCDLKPENMVLFANGDLRLTDFGIAKIAMRTLRASGSGTVGYIAPEQAMGRPSFRSDVFSLGLVLYRVFSGKLPEWPFAWPPPNYRALCDRVSPEFVEMLRRSLQMEPQRRYRNATQMLSAFRRLKARAILNNEATANAGKKKKTGRDWRTLRYQQFLRNYGKVIDVNGSCKKCKGPVAESMIACPWCSSDRQMHVRETRFPQVCPRCEGGMKLDWSFCPWCEGPEFELGSTRSFTDKRYTTSCDNEECGGRLMPFMRFCPWCDTRVQRTWNLTGSKDKCRSCGWGVSREFWSCCPWCATDI